Below is a window of Acanthochromis polyacanthus isolate Apoly-LR-REF ecotype Palm Island chromosome 18, KAUST_Apoly_ChrSc, whole genome shotgun sequence DNA.
AAACATCACACATACCAATTCAGAGGAAGGGAAACAAGCTtacagttttacatcttttaagATTACAAGTTCAGGCAACCTCCCACCGTGTGGATCCAACCTTTATCTCGTTGTTGTGACACTAAAAGACACGGGGGGAAGCAGGAAAGGTCGGTGTTTATGTCAgagcatcatcagcatcatgTTTAAGGAACTGACTAATATACTAGTAAATATAAAGGGCACTTTTACATGAATTTATGTGTTCACTAAGATTTCAAAAAGCAGACTTTCTGTATTTCTCTGTTTGTCTATGAACCCTAATGTTCTCTCACAGTAAACACTAGTGCTATTCTCTGATCACATGCTAGCAGATGTCCTGTTTTAGCTCTGCTAGTTAACTTTCACACATATATCTAAGAGTTTTTGTGTAGAAGACGACACACCACCaatggggatttttaaaaaaaaaacagtttgactgaaaagtgacacaaactgctgtgttcatgtggtGCATCAAATGTTCCTGTGAATTTTAAAGCCTTTTCATTTCTTGAAAAAGCCACGACAGTCTGTGCCGGCAGCTTATCTTTTGTATAATTGCAGCAGGGCGCCTTACATCAGCGGAGGAGGAAGCTGAAGCCAGGATGTGGTTTTCGTGCATCTAACCATTCTTTGTCACATGCGTTATATCTTTACGTTCAGGCTGCAAACAGAACCGCTTTTGTTGAGTCCTGCTGCTCTTTTACACACATTATTTGGTATTTGTGGGTGTATGCATTCATCCGCTAACACAAATTCACACCTTTTTTCTTCTAGGACAGGAGGACTATGACAGACTGAGGCCGCTTTCATACCAAGAGGCCAATCTGATTTTAGTCTGCTTTGATGTTACAAACCCCACCAGCTTCGAGAATGTCATGATAAAGGTAATCACTGCAACAGTGCCAAGTTACACATTCAGgtacaaagaggcaaaaatgtTTAACTGGACTTTCAGGTTTgttcttagagtttgtaaatgattgatagagtgtgtgtgtttgtgctggcTGCATTCTCTTAGCTATGATTGACTCATGCAGGTGAGTAAGCCCTCATGTGGACATCGATCCTGGTGCAGCCGCTCTGCAGGGAAATCAAATAATTCAGTCCTGCAGCCCCCAAAAGTCTGACCTTAAATGCATTGAATCTGACTCCTGAATCcttcttgtgtttatgcagtgGTACCCAGAGGTGAAGCACTTCTGTCAGGACGTACCGGTCATCCTGATTGGCTGCAAGACCGACCTCAGGAAGGACAAAGAGTGTGCAAGGAAGCTGAAGGCCATGAATCTGGCTCCCATCACCTACTCACAGGTAAGGAAAGGAGAAGTGTGCAGCGAAAACAGGGCTTTCAGCCGAGGTTACAGGATGTAAACTGAAATATGCAAGAGGAAGCACCTCAACCAGAACATGCAAGCACATCTACCTGTGCTGACAAGAACAAATCTCATCCAaatgcacgtttttttttattgtcagcGCCACTGCAGTGATTTGGGTCAaaatataattgagggacttttaaaGTCCATGGgctatatcttgcatacatttctattaaaagtaaaaaaaaataacaaaacaaaacagaggctCTCACATACTATTTCTCTTCACTTTAAGTACTACAGCTCTTGTTACAAACTACATACCAGCTCATGCAGTAGAGACACAATTGGAACATACTACTCCATCATAATAATGCACCTTAAATTTTTATCATTGCAGTCTTTTAGTGAAAAATGCACTGTTATCTGTCTGGATATAGTCACACGAGATGCTGCAATGTATAAGAGTAAAGCATTGTGGGTAAGAAAGGCCAGAAAAGTTTTCTGCTTAATCTCAAAATCCGACCAGACGTAGTAGgacatgtttgtatttttactacATTTGACACACTACGTATTGGGATATACTGGGTTCAATATATAAATTAGGGACTTTTGAAgaccatgggatatatctgacatacatttttattaaacttaaaaaataaatcatgttttctatgctcattatgatcatgtctttacaaattccagaattatttattatggaagcaatcacttattaataaaaaatggctGGATAtccctaaaatgtcaactaaataaccatacCTATTTAAtcacaaccaccttctaattagataaacaataataaaatgaatttattcaaaaattgttttgattgtgttcttgttattaagttgagataatcatgacaggtatttcttttttttttgccaatatatcaaattttagatggaaaacaacaaattatatctgtgtctgagaaatcactttccattaatttccccattacaaaaacacctctcaaggaagtgtgttgattccagatcacatgacctgctccacatgatgtcatttcctcctaaagaaaagactggaagactccaaggctttctgggttatttaatataaagtagtgtgtgagtcaagtgtggatttatcataTGTTAtgctttcaatttcaattttactcatttgtatatataatatttagaagaatctttgtgtaaaaatgccatgtggtgtttggttataggcggccatgttgattttagacctgagaacagcaaaaatgtcagctatgTTAGAAAAAGTCTTGCAATTATGCATTGAcccatttaatgtttttttcttggtgttGGATTCAGGGTGAGGAGACACGACAGCAGATGAATGCAGAGCTGTACCTCGAGTGTTCGGCGAAATATCAGGAGAACGTGGAAGACATATTCAGAGAGGCGACCAAAAAGGCTCTGGCCTTCAGACGTAAACAAAAGAACtacaagaggaagaagaaatgtgttgttttgtgaagATAAAGGAAGAGACCCTGCTCTTCTGCAAACAGTGCCAGTTAGTCATCATTTTTCATATTCACAGTGGCTGCATGTTCAGACACCAGACACAGATGTGGAGACAGCTGTGTGACAAGCGGCTCAGAGAATCCTTATCGTTCCCTGGAAGTCTGAACCTCGCTGAGCTCATCAGCTTCCTTCACTGTTACGAGAAAAGTGACGCAACAGGAAAGACAATTTTGCAAGTTGCAACTTGGAGATTTTCTAAAGCAGCCACA
It encodes the following:
- the rhof gene encoding rho-related GTP-binding protein RhoF isoform X1, which codes for MTQNGAATTGNGTTKGGQELKIVIVGDGGCGKTSLVMVYAKGDFPEKYAPSVFEKYVATVSIGGKDIKLNLYDTAGQEDYDRLRPLSYQEANLILVCFDVTNPTSFENVMIKWYPEVKHFCQDVPVILIGCKTDLRKDKECARKLKAMNLAPITYSQGEETRQQMNAELYLECSAKYQENVEDIFREATKKALAFRRKQKNYKRKKKCVVL
- the rhof gene encoding rho-related GTP-binding protein RhoF isoform X2 → MLCGKKYAPSVFEKYVATVSIGGKDIKLNLYDTAGQEDYDRLRPLSYQEANLILVCFDVTNPTSFENVMIKWYPEVKHFCQDVPVILIGCKTDLRKDKECARKLKAMNLAPITYSQGEETRQQMNAELYLECSAKYQENVEDIFREATKKALAFRRKQKNYKRKKKCVVL